In the Malania oleifera isolate guangnan ecotype guangnan chromosome 1, ASM2987363v1, whole genome shotgun sequence genome, one interval contains:
- the LOC131151789 gene encoding SKP1-like protein 1A, producing MGECSESVASEKKLRLKASDGIVFEVEENVAMESETIKLIFLEDVVSREAPVPLPNVSGKILAKVLEFCKVRAELRPRSDFNEKIKDFKKDFAKDEDDATLIALLNAANYLNINDLLDLLCQKVADLIKDKSVEEVRQFFGIEGDFTPEEEEEIRKEHDWAFQ from the coding sequence ATGGGGGAATGCAGCGAATCGGTCGCTTCGGAGAAGAAGTTAAGGCTGAAGGCCTCGGACGGCATAGTGTTCGAGGTGGAGGAGAACGTCGCCATGGAGTCGGAGACGATCAAACTGATCTTCCTCGAAGACGTCGTCTCGCGCGAGGCCCCCGTGCCCCTTCCCAACGTCTCCGGAAAAATTCTTGCAAAGGTCCTGGAGTTTTGCAAGGTGCGCGCGGAGCTTCGCCCCAGATCCGACTTCAATGAAAAGATCAAGGATTTCAAAAAAGATTTCGCGAAAGATGAGGACGACGCCACCTTGATCGCCCTCCTAAACGCTGCCAATTACTTGAACATAAACGATCTGCTGGATTTGCTCTGCCAGAAGGTCGCCGACTTGATCAAGGACAAGAGCGTGGAAGAGGTTCGGCAGTTCTTTGGGATCGAGGGCGATTTTACGCCGGAGGAGGAAGAAGAGATTCGCAAGGAGCACGATTGGGCGTTTCAGTAA